A genomic window from Chanos chanos chromosome 14, fChaCha1.1, whole genome shotgun sequence includes:
- the slc6a4b gene encoding solute carrier family 6 member 4b, with protein sequence MPHQDPLVSAGNLCTPGAPNNANYNNNPVPVIMQTDSRDKWSKKMDFLLSVIGFAVDLGNVWRFPYICYQNGGGAFLIPYILMAIFGGVPLFYMELALGQFHRTGAISIWKHICPIFKGIGFAICIIALYVSFYYNTIIAWALFYFYSSFSSTLPWTNCDNVWNTPNCTNYFGEDNITWTNFSRSPAEEFYTRNVLEIHKSSGLSNVGIIRWQLMLCLFLIFTIVYFSLWKGVKTSGKVVWVTATLPYVVLLILLIRGATLPGAWRGVVFYLKPQWEKLQETSVWVDAAAQIFFSLGPGFGVLLALSSYNPFTNNCYRDAIVTSLVNCLTSFVSGFVIFTVLGYMAEMRQVNVEEVAKDKGPSLLFITYPEAIANMMGSTFFAIIFFVMMITLGLDSTFGGLEAIITAVMDEYPDYLAHRRELFVLGLVIVCFLGSLSTLTNGGAYVVKLLEEFGVGCSIIAVGFLEAIAVSWFYGIKRFSNDIKAMLGYTPGLFWKVCWVAISPAFLAYIIVSSLLNQPPLTLFDYKYPDWSITVGYIIGFSSFMWIPIYMVYKLVWTPGSLKQRLAVCLRPERTLPDLHTDSLGLTPVP encoded by the exons ATGCCCCACCAAGACCCGTTGGTATCTGCCGGGAACCTTTGCACCCCAGGTGCACCAAACAACGCCAATTATAACAACAATCCAGTACCGGTAATCATGCAGACGGACTCAAGGGACAAATGGAGCAAAAAGATGGATTTTCTGTTATCCGTCATTGGCTTCGCGGTAGACCTTGGAAATGTTTGGCGATTTCCGTACATCTGTTATCAAAACGGCGGTG gggCCTTCCTCATCCCTTACATCCTGATGGCTATTTTTGGAGGGGTACCTCTTTTCTACATGGAGCTGGCTTTGGGACAGTTCCACAGGACTGGTGCCATTTCCATATGGAAGCACATTTGCCCCATTTTTAAAG GCATCGGGTTTGCGATCTGCATCATCGCCCTTTATGTGTCCTTCTATTACAACACCATCATCGCCTGGGCCCTCTTTTACTTCTACTCCTCATTCAGTAGCACTCTACCCTGGACCAACTGTGACAACGTCTGGAACACCCCCAACTGCACCAATTACTTCGGAGAAGACAACATCACGTGGACCAACTTTTCTCGTTCTCCGGCTGAGGAGTTTTACAC GAGGAATGTTCTGGAGATCCACAAGTCATCTGGGCTGAGCAATGTTGGCATCATCCGCTGGCAGCTTATGCtctgcctcttcctcatcttcaccATCGTCTACTTCAGCCTGTGGAAAGGGGTCAAAACCTCAGGAAAG GTCGTGTGGGTGACAGCTACACTGCCCTATGTGGTGTTACTGATCTTGCTGATTCGTGGGGCCACTCTACCAGGGGCATGGAGAGGTGTGGTCTTCTATCTCAAACCTCAGTGGGAAAAACTTCAGGAGACCAGT gtGTGGGTGGATGCAGCTGCTCAGATCTTCTTCTCTCTGGGTCCTGGCTTTGGTGTGCTCCTTGCTCTCTCCAGTTATAACCCTTTCACCAACAACTGCTACAG agaCGCCATCGTGACCAGTTTGGTGAACTGTTTAACCAGCTTCGTCTCAGGCTTTGTCATCTTCACCGTGCTGGGCTACATGGCTGAGATGAGGCAGGTCAACGTTGAGGAAGTGGCCAAGGACAAAG GACCCAGCCTTCTCTTCATTACCTACCCAGAAGCCATTGCTAACATGATGGGCTCAACCTTTTTCGCCATCATATTCTTTGTCATGATGATTACACTCGGACTGGACAGCACG TTTGGAGGCCTTGAGGCTATTATAACCGCGGTGATGGATGAGTATCCGGACTACCTGGCCCACAGACGGGAGCTGTTCGTATTGGGTCTGGTTATTGTGTGCTTTTTGGGCTCTCTCAGCACCCTTACAAAC ggAGGAGCATATGTAGTAAAACTACTGGAGGAATTCGGTGTCGGGTGCTCCATCATCGCTGTGGGTTTTCTTGAGGCTATCGCCGTCTCTTGGTTCTATG GTATTAAGAGATTCAGCAATGACATAAAAGCGATGCTGGGCTATACTCCCGGATTGTTCTGGAAAGTATGTTGGGTGGCCATCAGTCCAGCCTTTCTAGCA TATATCATAGTGAGTTCCCTGCTGAACCAGCCTCCCCTCACCCTCTTTGACTACAAATACCCCGACTGGAGCATCACGGTGGGCTACATCATCGGCTTTTCCTCCTTCATGTGGATCCCAATATACATGGTGTACAAACTCGTGTGGACCCCTGGATCTCTGAAGCAG CGCTTGGCAGTTTGCCTGAGGCCGGAGAGGACTTTGCCAGACCTCCACACCGACTCCCTTGGCTTGACCCCTGTACCTTAG